In one window of Pseudomonas sp. IAC-BECa141 DNA:
- a CDS encoding PepSY-associated TM helix domain-containing protein, which produces MSKKSRSKLWFLVHSWLALPIWFFVLIVCVTGTLAVVSQEIVWLANPQMRASAPSDDAPRLSYDQILAEIKKSEPQTVVQSINRPDESHFALDVDVSYPDGRSLTVYVNPYTGVIQGTAPSFNFKAFTRALHGWWLVPFTNGFSWGWYLVSFLGLPLLASLVTGLVVYKRFWKGFFRPTLRIRHGARIFWGDFHRLSGIWSIWFIAVISITGTWFLIQALLFDNQISISSEPIIPAMSREAVPQSSDGLPPPRISLDRAIEIARTKIPGFEASFISLPGNAYAHLDIGGRGWYPLMYQTATLNPYSGDVAASRLLSDRTSLEFVTESMRPLHTGDFGGLWVKLIWFFFGLLLSMMVLSGLLIWTKRTALATANALKREHKKQRVQAQPALRRETSEANL; this is translated from the coding sequence ATGTCGAAGAAATCCCGCTCGAAACTGTGGTTCCTGGTACACAGCTGGCTGGCATTGCCGATCTGGTTTTTCGTTCTGATCGTCTGCGTCACCGGCACGCTGGCGGTGGTCAGCCAGGAGATCGTCTGGCTGGCCAACCCGCAAATGCGCGCCAGTGCACCGTCGGATGATGCACCGCGCCTGAGTTACGACCAGATCCTCGCCGAAATTAAAAAATCCGAACCGCAGACGGTGGTGCAAAGCATCAACCGCCCGGACGAATCGCACTTTGCCCTCGACGTCGACGTCAGCTACCCCGACGGGCGTTCCTTGACGGTCTACGTCAATCCGTACACCGGCGTGATCCAGGGCACGGCGCCGAGCTTCAACTTCAAGGCGTTCACCCGCGCACTGCATGGCTGGTGGCTGGTGCCGTTCACCAACGGTTTCAGCTGGGGCTGGTACCTGGTGTCGTTCCTCGGCCTGCCGTTGCTGGCGTCGCTGGTGACCGGACTGGTGGTGTACAAGCGTTTCTGGAAAGGTTTCTTCCGCCCGACCCTACGCATTCGCCACGGCGCGCGGATTTTCTGGGGCGACTTTCACCGCCTCAGCGGCATCTGGTCGATCTGGTTCATCGCGGTGATTTCGATCACCGGCACCTGGTTCCTGATCCAGGCGCTGCTGTTTGACAACCAGATTTCCATCTCCAGCGAGCCGATCATTCCGGCCATGTCTCGCGAAGCCGTTCCGCAGTCCAGCGATGGTTTGCCCCCGCCGCGCATCAGCCTGGACCGCGCCATCGAAATCGCCCGGACAAAAATCCCCGGCTTCGAAGCCAGCTTCATCAGCCTGCCGGGCAATGCCTACGCGCATCTGGATATCGGCGGGCGCGGCTGGTATCCGCTGATGTACCAGACCGCCACGCTCAACCCGTACAGCGGTGACGTGGCGGCTTCGCGGCTGTTGTCCGATCGCACGTCGCTGGAGTTCGTCACCGAATCCATGCGCCCGCTGCACACCGGTGACTTCGGCGGTCTGTGGGTCAAGCTGATCTGGTTCTTCTTCGGCCTGCTGCTGAGCATGATGGTCCTCAGCGGGTTGTTGATCTGGACCAAGCGCACCGCGCTGGCCACGGCCAACGCCCTCAAGCGCGAGCACAAGAAACAGCGCGTACAGGCACAACCCGCCCTGCGCCGTGAAACGTCGGAGGCCAACCTGTGA
- a CDS encoding aminotransferase class V-fold PLP-dependent enzyme gives MNTRPLYFDYAATTPVDERVIQVMIECLGFNGNFGNPASSSHAFGQQARQTVENARRQVAELVGAQAQQIVWTSGATESNNLALKGVAQARGVSGGHIITSQIEHKAILDTARQLQDAGVAVTYLVPDAEGLITPQAVSEAMRDDTFLVSLMLVNNELGTVNDIPAIGEVVRGRGALFHVDAAQGAGKVAINLAQWPVDLMSFSAHKLYGPKGIGALYVGPRAQQRLQAQIHGGGHEGGLRSGTLATHQIAAMGSAFALAAEAFDDEKKTIVALRERLLEQLLSLPGVRLNGSSTQRIPHTLSLTFSEGEFNPAALSHSIAFSATSACNSASNAPSHVLLALGHDAHLAGRTIRLSLGRFTTAEDVDKAVELIKTACASAPAFWATRL, from the coding sequence ATGAACACACGTCCGCTGTATTTCGATTACGCCGCCACCACCCCGGTGGACGAGCGGGTCATCCAGGTGATGATCGAGTGTCTGGGCTTCAACGGTAACTTCGGCAACCCGGCCTCCAGTTCCCACGCCTTCGGCCAACAAGCCCGACAAACGGTCGAGAACGCTCGGCGACAAGTCGCCGAACTGGTTGGCGCTCAGGCACAGCAGATTGTCTGGACCTCCGGCGCTACCGAATCCAACAACCTTGCCCTTAAAGGCGTGGCCCAGGCCCGTGGTGTGTCCGGCGGGCACATCATCACCAGTCAGATCGAACACAAAGCCATTCTCGATACCGCCCGGCAATTGCAGGACGCCGGTGTCGCCGTGACCTATCTGGTGCCGGACGCCGAAGGCCTGATCACCCCGCAAGCAGTCAGTGAAGCGATGCGCGATGACACCTTTCTGGTATCGCTGATGCTGGTCAACAACGAGCTCGGCACCGTCAACGACATCCCGGCCATCGGCGAAGTGGTGCGTGGGCGCGGGGCCTTGTTCCACGTCGATGCGGCTCAGGGCGCGGGCAAGGTCGCGATCAATCTGGCGCAATGGCCGGTGGACCTGATGTCGTTTTCGGCGCACAAGCTCTACGGCCCCAAAGGCATAGGCGCGCTGTACGTCGGCCCGCGTGCGCAACAGCGCTTGCAGGCGCAGATTCACGGTGGTGGCCACGAGGGCGGCTTGCGTTCCGGTACGTTGGCGACTCACCAGATTGCTGCCATGGGCTCGGCGTTTGCCTTGGCTGCCGAAGCTTTTGATGACGAGAAGAAAACCATCGTCGCGCTGCGCGAACGTCTGCTTGAACAACTGTTGAGCCTGCCCGGCGTGCGCCTCAACGGCAGCAGTACTCAACGTATCCCGCACACCTTGAGCCTGACCTTCAGCGAAGGCGAGTTCAACCCGGCGGCGTTGAGTCATTCAATTGCGTTTTCCGCGACTTCGGCCTGCAATTCCGCGAGCAACGCGCCGTCCCACGTCTTGCTGGCACTGGGGCACGATGCGCATCTGGCGGGGCGCACGATTCGCCTGAGCCTCGGCCGTTTCACCACTGCCGAAGACGTCGACAAGGCTGTAGAACTGATCAAGACCGCCTGCGCCAGTGCTCCGGCATTCTGGGCGACAAGGCTTTAA
- a CDS encoding aminopeptidase P family protein, translating to MSTQTLTDGTVPQRLAHTRELMRREGIHALLVPSADPHLSEYLPGYWQGRQWLSGFHGSVGTLIVTPDFAGVWADSRYWEQATKELKGSGIELVKLQPGQPSPLDWLAEQTPEGGVVAVDGAVMAVASARTVGSKLEARGASLRTDIDLLKEVWSDRPALPNAPIYQHLPPQATVSRGEKLAKLRETLQERGADWHFIATLDDIAWLFNLRGGDVSFNPVFVSFALISQQQATLFVALSKVDAELRAVLEKDGVTVRDYSEIADALRAIPSGASLLSDPARVTSGLLDNLDSGVKLVEGLNPTTLAKSQKSLADAAHIRQAMEQDGAALCEFFTWLESAWGRERITELTIDEKLTAARERRPDYVSLSFNTIAAFNANGAMPHYHATPEEHAVIEGDGLLLIDSGGQYLGGTTDITRMVAVGTPTEEQKRDCTRVLKGVIALSRAHFPKGILSPLLDAIARAPIWAENVDYGHGTGHGVGYFLNVHEGPQVIAYQAAPAPQTAMQPGMITSIEPGTYRPGRWGVRIENLAMNVEAGSSEFGEFLKFETLTLCPIDTRCLEPSLLTQEEKQWFNAYHAEVRERLSPLLDGAALEWLNTRTAAI from the coding sequence ATGAGTACCCAGACTTTGACCGATGGAACGGTTCCCCAGCGCCTCGCGCACACCCGTGAACTGATGCGCCGCGAAGGTATCCACGCGTTGCTGGTGCCGTCCGCCGACCCGCACCTGTCGGAATACCTGCCGGGTTACTGGCAGGGCCGGCAATGGTTGTCGGGTTTCCATGGCTCGGTGGGTACATTGATCGTCACCCCCGATTTCGCCGGGGTCTGGGCCGACAGTCGCTACTGGGAACAGGCGACCAAGGAACTCAAGGGCAGCGGCATCGAACTGGTGAAACTGCAACCGGGTCAGCCGAGCCCGCTGGACTGGCTCGCCGAACAGACGCCGGAAGGTGGCGTGGTCGCGGTTGACGGTGCGGTGATGGCCGTTGCGTCGGCGCGTACGGTGGGCAGCAAGCTCGAAGCGCGGGGCGCCAGTCTGCGTACCGACATCGACCTGTTGAAAGAAGTCTGGAGTGATCGCCCGGCGCTGCCGAATGCGCCGATCTACCAGCACCTGCCACCGCAGGCGACAGTCAGCCGTGGCGAGAAACTCGCCAAACTGCGCGAAACCCTGCAGGAGCGCGGCGCCGATTGGCATTTCATCGCCACCCTCGACGACATCGCCTGGCTGTTCAACCTGCGCGGCGGCGATGTGTCGTTCAACCCGGTATTCGTTTCTTTCGCGCTGATCAGCCAGCAGCAGGCCACGCTGTTTGTCGCACTGAGTAAGGTCGATGCAGAGTTGCGTGCCGTGCTGGAAAAAGACGGCGTGACCGTGCGTGACTACAGCGAAATCGCTGATGCCCTGCGTGCGATTCCGAGTGGCGCGAGCCTGCTGTCGGATCCGGCGCGGGTGACCAGCGGTCTGTTGGACAACCTCGACAGTGGCGTGAAACTGGTCGAAGGCCTGAACCCGACCACGCTGGCCAAATCGCAGAAGAGCCTGGCAGACGCCGCCCATATTCGTCAGGCGATGGAGCAGGATGGCGCGGCGCTGTGCGAGTTTTTCACCTGGCTGGAATCGGCCTGGGGGCGCGAGCGCATAACCGAGCTGACCATCGATGAAAAACTCACGGCAGCCCGTGAGCGACGTCCGGATTATGTGTCGCTGAGTTTCAACACAATTGCCGCATTCAACGCCAATGGTGCGATGCCGCATTACCACGCCACCCCGGAAGAGCACGCGGTGATCGAGGGTGACGGCTTGTTGCTGATTGACTCCGGTGGCCAATATCTGGGCGGTACTACCGACATCACGCGGATGGTGGCGGTCGGTACGCCAACCGAAGAGCAGAAACGCGACTGCACCCGCGTCCTGAAAGGTGTGATCGCGTTGTCCCGCGCCCATTTCCCTAAAGGCATTCTGTCGCCGCTGCTGGATGCGATTGCCCGCGCGCCGATCTGGGCCGAGAACGTGGATTATGGCCACGGCACCGGCCACGGCGTGGGTTACTTCCTCAACGTTCACGAAGGTCCGCAGGTGATTGCCTATCAGGCGGCGCCAGCACCACAGACTGCCATGCAACCGGGGATGATCACCTCCATTGAACCGGGCACGTATCGTCCGGGCCGCTGGGGTGTGCGGATCGAGAACCTGGCGATGAACGTTGAAGCGGGAAGCAGCGAATTCGGCGAGTTCCTCAAGTTTGAAACCCTGACCCTGTGCCCGATCGATACCCGTTGCCTGGAACCGTCGTTGCTGACGCAGGAAGAAAAACAGTGGTTCAACGCCTATCACGCCGAAGTGCGCGAGCGTCTGAGCCCGCTGCTTGATGGCGCGGCACTGGAGTGGTTGAACACGCGTACTGCCGCTATCTGA
- a CDS encoding DUF6162 family protein, translating into MTTPTTQVVRPAGAGHETLNVLLMCLLILAVAGSVVAWRGVSHEPEPVSSHQLDARRDLGASEQGIYADLRVTLDEIRLLREEQQALPTPQDLADEGFAPFAQDASSVSRGGHAWQLLADRAYFGHSQAPAVAGSFLMRLNDAAPDIWLNRATDLQAPTDLSDTALSAAGWKQIVAQFDAGVTREHRH; encoded by the coding sequence ATGACCACACCGACCACCCAGGTTGTACGCCCGGCCGGTGCCGGGCACGAAACCCTCAACGTGCTGCTGATGTGCCTGCTGATCCTGGCTGTCGCCGGATCAGTAGTGGCATGGCGCGGCGTCTCCCACGAGCCCGAGCCGGTTTCCAGCCATCAGCTGGATGCCCGCCGCGACCTCGGCGCCAGCGAGCAAGGCATCTATGCCGACTTGCGGGTGACCCTCGACGAGATCCGCCTGCTGCGTGAAGAACAGCAAGCGCTGCCGACCCCGCAGGACCTTGCAGATGAAGGGTTCGCGCCATTCGCCCAGGATGCCAGCTCGGTCAGTCGTGGCGGTCATGCCTGGCAGTTGCTGGCCGACCGCGCCTACTTCGGCCACAGCCAGGCTCCGGCCGTGGCCGGGTCGTTTCTGATGCGCCTGAACGACGCCGCACCGGATATCTGGCTCAACCGCGCCACCGACCTGCAAGCGCCGACAGATCTGTCCGACACAGCGCTGTCCGCTGCCGGCTGGAAACAGATCGTCGCGCAATTCGATGCCGGCGTGACCCGCGAACATCGTCATTGA
- a CDS encoding alpha/beta fold hydrolase, with amino-acid sequence MFAGFVKDQRLVNGVDISYRIKGSGPGLLLLHGHPQTHVIWHKIAEQLAEHFTVVAADLRGYGDSSRPPADEAHLNYSKREMASDGVQLMKALGFEHFSILAHDRGARVAHRLALDHPEVVQRMILLDIAPTLAMYAQTNEAFARAYWHWFFLIRPTPLPETLIEADPESYLRSVMGSRSAGLAPFTDEAFSEYRRCLERPGSARGICEDYRASAGIDLEHDRADLAAGRHLNLPLLVLWGAEGTVGRCFDPLREWEQVATNVRGKALPAGHYLAEEVPELLLVEALDFLC; translated from the coding sequence ATGTTTGCCGGATTCGTCAAAGACCAGCGCCTCGTCAACGGCGTGGACATCAGCTACCGCATCAAAGGCAGCGGCCCGGGTCTGCTGCTGTTGCACGGACACCCGCAGACCCACGTCATCTGGCACAAGATCGCCGAGCAACTGGCCGAACATTTCACCGTGGTCGCTGCAGACCTGCGCGGTTATGGCGACAGCAGTCGCCCGCCGGCCGATGAGGCTCACCTCAATTACTCCAAGCGCGAGATGGCCAGCGACGGCGTGCAATTGATGAAAGCGTTGGGTTTCGAGCATTTCTCGATCCTTGCCCACGACCGTGGCGCCCGGGTCGCCCATCGCCTGGCTCTCGATCATCCCGAGGTTGTGCAGCGCATGATCCTGCTCGACATCGCCCCCACGCTGGCGATGTACGCCCAGACCAACGAAGCCTTTGCCCGGGCCTACTGGCACTGGTTCTTCCTGATCCGTCCGACGCCGCTGCCGGAAACCCTGATCGAAGCCGATCCCGAAAGTTACCTGCGCAGTGTCATGGGCAGCCGCAGCGCCGGGCTGGCACCCTTTACCGATGAGGCGTTCAGCGAATATCGGCGTTGCCTGGAACGTCCCGGCAGCGCTCGCGGAATTTGTGAAGATTATCGGGCCAGTGCCGGCATCGACCTGGAACATGATCGCGCCGACCTCGCGGCCGGTCGTCACTTGAACCTGCCATTGCTGGTGCTGTGGGGCGCCGAGGGCACCGTCGGTCGGTGCTTCGATCCGCTCAGGGAATGGGAACAGGTGGCCACCAACGTACGGGGCAAGGCCCTGCCTGCCGGGCATTACCTCGCCGAAGAAGTCCCTGAGCTGTTGCTCGTCGAAGCGCTCGATTTTCTCTGCTGA
- a CDS encoding VOC family protein — MSVKPIPEGYHSITPYLGIHKAAEAIDFYKKAFGATEVMRLSMPDGGIGHAELRIGDSAIMLGSPCDQGPLSNPDTAVSVGLHLYVTDVDKSFQRALDAGATSVSEVKDQFYGDRSGTLKDPYGHLWFLATRKEDLTQAQIEQRAKEMFQQG, encoded by the coding sequence ATGAGCGTCAAACCCATTCCCGAGGGGTACCACAGCATTACCCCGTACCTCGGCATTCACAAAGCTGCCGAAGCCATCGACTTCTATAAAAAAGCGTTCGGTGCCACCGAAGTGATGCGCCTGAGCATGCCCGACGGCGGCATCGGCCACGCCGAACTGCGCATCGGCGACAGCGCGATCATGCTCGGTTCGCCATGCGATCAAGGACCGCTGAGCAATCCGGACACAGCGGTGTCGGTCGGTTTGCATCTGTACGTGACCGATGTCGACAAATCCTTCCAGCGCGCGCTGGATGCCGGCGCGACCTCGGTGTCCGAGGTCAAGGATCAGTTCTACGGCGACCGCAGCGGGACATTGAAAGATCCGTACGGGCATCTGTGGTTCCTGGCCACGCGCAAGGAGGACCTGACGCAGGCGCAGATCGAGCAGCGGGCAAAGGAAATGTTCCAGCAGGGTTAG
- a CDS encoding antibiotic biosynthesis monooxygenase family protein: protein MQAPAKNRSFTQLIEFEIEPGQQPALVSALAVQTERLAQRYPGFVSASVQASDDGRRVLSFLQWQSREAGEAAFQSFETGEQDFWQLIRTHQARTVTFGSFQVLSSIARSHDDGLHCQLVG from the coding sequence ATGCAAGCACCAGCGAAAAACCGCAGCTTTACCCAATTGATCGAATTTGAAATCGAACCCGGCCAGCAACCGGCGCTGGTCTCGGCGCTGGCGGTGCAGACCGAACGCCTGGCCCAGCGTTACCCCGGCTTCGTCAGTGCCAGCGTCCAGGCCAGCGACGATGGCCGGCGAGTGTTGAGCTTTCTGCAATGGCAGTCCCGCGAGGCGGGAGAGGCCGCGTTCCAGAGTTTCGAGACCGGCGAGCAGGACTTCTGGCAACTGATCCGTACTCATCAGGCGCGCACCGTGACCTTCGGCTCATTCCAGGTACTGAGCAGCATCGCCCGCAGTCACGACGATGGCTTGCACTGCCAACTGGTCGGCTAG
- a CDS encoding thiamine pyrophosphate-binding protein translates to MSKSTPVAQPSRLSVIWHKWRFHINVLLLLIPLGFMPKYFADASLFRGDSGLGEREIGEIQVGPWSLRLAELRNEAPTLSGPAGYMKDFNAALCDACVDHVKATYLRIGKPRSLRAAGVIFFGTPYRMGTQLPVPEKTAADAELWITMEGWDGSMHQASIPLSQASPATLAWLNKQGAKP, encoded by the coding sequence GTGAGCAAGTCCACTCCTGTGGCTCAGCCTTCACGGCTGAGCGTGATCTGGCACAAATGGCGCTTCCACATCAACGTGCTGTTGCTGTTGATCCCTTTGGGCTTCATGCCCAAATACTTCGCCGACGCCTCGCTGTTTCGCGGAGACAGCGGATTGGGTGAAAGGGAGATCGGCGAAATCCAGGTCGGCCCCTGGAGCCTGCGACTGGCCGAACTGCGCAACGAGGCACCGACCCTGAGCGGGCCGGCCGGCTACATGAAAGATTTCAACGCGGCCCTCTGCGATGCCTGTGTCGACCACGTCAAGGCGACGTACCTGCGCATCGGCAAACCTCGCAGCCTGCGCGCGGCCGGGGTGATTTTCTTCGGCACGCCTTACCGCATGGGCACCCAGCTGCCGGTGCCGGAAAAGACCGCTGCCGACGCCGAACTGTGGATCACCATGGAAGGCTGGGACGGCAGCATGCATCAAGCCTCGATCCCGCTGAGCCAGGCCTCGCCTGCCACCCTCGCCTGGTTGAACAAACAAGGAGCCAAACCATGA
- a CDS encoding metal ABC transporter substrate-binding protein: MPSSSQRRPFLRLLLIGLCACLLSPLASADQAKRLRIGITLHPYYSYVANIVGDKAEVVPLIPAGFNPHAYEPRAEDIKRISGLDVIVLNGVGHDDFADRMIAASETPNIKTIEANENVPLLAATGVAARGAGKVVNPHTFLSISASIAQVNNIARELGKLDPDNARTYTQNARAYGKRLRQMRADALAKLTQAPNAELRVATVHAAYDYLLREFGLEVTAVVEPAHGIEPSPSQLKKTIDQLRELDVKVIFSEMDFPSTYVETIQRESGVKLYPLSHISYGEYTANKYEKEMTGNLDTVVRAIQESGA, encoded by the coding sequence ATGCCTAGTTCATCTCAACGCCGCCCCTTCCTGCGCCTGCTGCTGATCGGTCTGTGCGCCTGCCTGCTGAGCCCGCTGGCCAGCGCCGATCAGGCCAAGCGCCTGCGCATCGGCATCACCCTGCATCCGTATTACAGCTATGTGGCGAACATCGTCGGCGACAAGGCCGAGGTCGTGCCGCTGATTCCCGCCGGCTTCAACCCGCACGCCTACGAGCCGCGTGCTGAAGACATCAAGCGCATCAGCGGGCTGGATGTGATCGTGCTCAACGGAGTCGGGCATGACGACTTCGCCGACCGTATGATCGCCGCCAGCGAAACGCCGAACATCAAGACCATCGAGGCCAACGAAAACGTGCCATTGCTGGCCGCCACCGGGGTTGCCGCGCGCGGTGCCGGCAAAGTGGTGAACCCGCACACGTTTCTGTCGATCAGTGCCTCGATTGCCCAGGTCAACAACATCGCCCGTGAACTGGGCAAGCTCGACCCGGACAACGCCAGGACCTACACCCAGAACGCCCGCGCCTACGGCAAGCGCTTGCGGCAGATGCGCGCCGACGCTCTGGCCAAGCTGACCCAGGCACCGAACGCCGAATTGCGAGTGGCCACGGTGCACGCCGCTTATGACTACCTGCTGCGCGAGTTCGGTCTGGAAGTCACCGCCGTGGTCGAGCCGGCCCATGGCATTGAGCCGAGCCCGAGCCAGTTGAAGAAAACCATTGACCAACTGCGCGAGCTGGACGTGAAAGTGATCTTCTCCGAGATGGACTTCCCGTCTACCTACGTCGAAACCATCCAGCGCGAGTCCGGTGTGAAGCTGTACCCGCTGTCGCACATTTCCTACGGCGAATACACCGCCAACAAGTACGAAAAGGAAATGACCGGCAACCTCGACACCGTGGTTCGGGCGATTCAGGAGTCCGGCGCATGA
- a CDS encoding LysE family translocator, whose product MTLSLDLLLGFALFALVTSITPGPNNTMLLASGVNFGFNRTIPHMLGITCGFFVLVVAVGFGLGAVFQTYPLLYTALRYVGAAYLLYLAWKIAHSGPVGDSEQGEAKPISYLGAAAFQWVNPKAWIMAIGAISTYTPMQGYFTNVIVIAAVFAIINLPSVGVWAACGTLLRNVLKDRRWLRVFNWGMAALLVISLYPLLLESFG is encoded by the coding sequence ATGACCCTCTCGCTCGACCTGCTGCTGGGCTTCGCCCTGTTTGCCCTTGTCACCTCGATCACACCGGGACCGAACAACACCATGTTGCTGGCATCGGGCGTGAACTTCGGTTTTAACCGCACCATCCCCCATATGCTCGGCATTACCTGCGGCTTCTTCGTGCTGGTGGTAGCAGTGGGTTTTGGTTTGGGCGCGGTGTTCCAGACTTATCCTCTTCTTTATACGGCTCTGCGTTACGTTGGCGCGGCGTACTTGTTGTATCTGGCGTGGAAAATCGCCCATTCGGGCCCGGTCGGCGACAGCGAGCAGGGCGAAGCAAAACCGATCAGCTATCTCGGCGCGGCGGCTTTTCAGTGGGTCAATCCCAAAGCCTGGATCATGGCCATCGGCGCCATCAGCACGTACACGCCGATGCAGGGTTACTTCACCAATGTGATCGTGATTGCCGCGGTGTTTGCCATCATCAACCTGCCGAGCGTCGGTGTCTGGGCGGCGTGCGGAACGTTGCTGCGTAACGTGCTCAAGGATCGTCGCTGGCTGCGGGTGTTCAACTGGGGCATGGCGGCGTTGCTGGTGATTTCGCTGTATCCGTTACTCCTTGAAAGCTTTGGCTGA
- a CDS encoding metal ABC transporter ATP-binding protein yields MTSKEIELPVGASLLAKASIQSTSPLDEKTHSRASSLPRVSGPTLEFADVSLTLGRTTILDKVTFQVQPGSVHALVGPNGGGKSSLIKTLLGQMPHQGRLSLQWPGEPGTIGYVPQALEFDRGLPMTVDDFMAAMCQRRPAFLGLSKRYAGAIGDALARVGMQDKRKRRMGALSGGERQRVLLAQGLIPAPQLLVLDEPMSALDEAGIQVFERLLGDWRATGVTVLWIEHDLEAVGRLANRVTGLNRRVLFDATPQQALTPERLLTLFSTHPRSAA; encoded by the coding sequence ATGACTTCAAAAGAAATCGAACTCCCTGTGGGAGCGAGCTTGCTCGCGAAAGCGTCCATTCAGTCAACGTCGCCGTTGGATGAGAAAACGCATTCGCGAGCAAGCTCGCTCCCACGAGTATCAGGCCCGACTCTGGAATTCGCCGACGTCAGCCTGACCCTCGGCCGCACGACCATCCTCGACAAGGTCACCTTTCAAGTGCAGCCCGGCAGCGTGCATGCGCTGGTCGGCCCCAACGGCGGCGGCAAGAGTTCGCTGATCAAGACTCTGCTCGGGCAAATGCCCCATCAGGGCCGGCTCAGCCTGCAATGGCCCGGCGAGCCCGGCACCATCGGCTACGTGCCGCAGGCGCTGGAGTTTGATCGCGGCCTGCCGATGACCGTCGATGATTTCATGGCCGCCATGTGCCAGCGTCGCCCGGCGTTTCTCGGATTGAGCAAACGCTACGCCGGCGCCATCGGTGATGCACTGGCGCGGGTCGGCATGCAGGACAAGCGCAAGCGCCGGATGGGCGCGCTGTCCGGTGGCGAACGCCAGCGGGTGCTGCTCGCCCAGGGTCTGATTCCGGCGCCGCAATTGCTGGTGCTGGATGAACCGATGTCGGCCCTCGACGAAGCCGGGATCCAGGTGTTCGAGCGTTTGCTCGGCGACTGGCGCGCGACGGGCGTCACCGTGCTGTGGATCGAGCACGATCTGGAAGCGGTCGGGCGCCTGGCCAATCGCGTCACCGGCCTCAACCGCCGCGTGCTGTTCGACGCCACGCCACAACAGGCCCTGACCCCGGAGCGTCTGCTGACCCTGTTCTCGACCCATCCACGGAGCGCTGCCTGA
- the soxR gene encoding redox-sensitive transcriptional activator SoxR, protein MITAENLHKQLTVGEVAARSGVAVTALHFYESKGLIKSQRNAGNQRRYPREVLRRVALIKVAQRLGIPLAEIGEALKQLPDNRAPTAADWKVLSEQWRRELDERINQLVLLRDRLTGCIGCGCLSMEACPLRNQGDVLGEQGPGAHFLDVPK, encoded by the coding sequence ATGATCACTGCGGAAAATCTGCACAAGCAATTGACCGTCGGCGAAGTCGCGGCCCGCAGCGGCGTGGCGGTTACCGCCCTGCACTTTTATGAATCCAAGGGTTTGATCAAGAGCCAGCGCAATGCCGGCAACCAGCGCCGCTATCCTCGGGAGGTGCTGCGGCGGGTGGCGTTGATCAAGGTGGCGCAACGGCTGGGCATTCCACTGGCGGAAATCGGCGAGGCGCTGAAACAGTTGCCGGATAACCGCGCGCCGACGGCGGCGGACTGGAAAGTGTTGTCGGAGCAGTGGCGGCGGGAGTTGGACGAGCGGATCAATCAGTTGGTGCTGCTGCGTGATCGGCTGACCGGTTGCATCGGTTGCGGATGCCTGTCTATGGAGGCCTGCCCGCTGCGCAATCAGGGCGATGTGCTGGGCGAACAGGGGCCCGGAGCGCATTTTCTCGACGTTCCAAAGTGA